One genomic region from Gossypium hirsutum isolate 1008001.06 chromosome D13, Gossypium_hirsutum_v2.1, whole genome shotgun sequence encodes:
- the LOC107919477 gene encoding probable inactive purple acid phosphatase 27, whose protein sequence is MRLTWVSGDKEPQQVQYGDGKSQTSEVTTFSAADMCSEFRLGSVVVPSPAKDFGWHDPGYIHTAVMSGLQPSSTFNYKYGSDAVGWSAEIQFRTPPAGGSDELKFLVFGDMGKAPLDSSAEHYIQPGSISVIKGMTEEVENGNVDSIFHIGDISYATGFLVEWDYFLNLITPLASKVSYMTAIGNHERDYSDSGSWYTGPDSGGECGVPYETYFPMPTPAKDKPWYSIEQGSVHFTVISTEHDWTEKSEQYEWMKTEMASVDRSKTPWLVFTGHRPMYSSLGADDQFLETVEPLLLNNKVDLVLFGHLHNYERTCSIYKSECLAMPEKDKNGIDTYDNTNYTAPVQAIVGMAGFSLDKFPDDAPSWSLVRISEFGYVRAHATKDELKLEFVEFRYQKC, encoded by the exons ATGAGATTAACATGGGTTAGTGGAGATAAGGAACCTCAACAAGTACAATACGGAGATGGAAAATCACAAACATCAGAAGTTACAACATTTTCAGCAGCTGATATGTGCAGTGAGTTTCGGCTTG GTTCCGTTGTGGTACCAAGTCCAGCAAAAGATTTTGGATGGCATGATCCTGGTTACATTCACACTGCAGTGATGTCAGGATTGCAACCTTCAAGCACCTTCAACTACAAATATGGAAG TGATGCAGTTGGATGGAGTGCTGAAATTCAATTTCGGACGCCACCTGCTGGAGGATCGGATGAactcaaatttcttgtttttggtGATATGGGAAAGGCTCCTCTTGATTCTTCTGCTGAGCATTACATCCAG CCAGGATCAATTTCAGTGATTAAAGGAATGACCGAAGAGGTTGAGAATGGCAATGTAGACTCCATTTTTCACATCGGAGACATAAGCTATGCAACTGGCTTCTTAGTTGAATGGGATTACTTCCTCAACCTTATAACCCCTTTGGCTTCTAAAGTTTCTTACATGACAGCAATCGGAAATCACGAAAG GGACTATTCAGATTCAGGGTCATGGTACACAGGTCCAGACTCGGGAGGGGAATGTGGGGTTCCATATGAGACCTATTTCCCGATGCCAACACCAGCAAAAGATAAGCCATGGTATTCAATAGAGCAAGGCAGTGTTCATTTCACTGTTATTTCGACAGAACATGACTGGACCGAAAAGTCTGAACag TATGAGTGGATGAAAACAGAAATGGCTTCGGTTGATAGATCAAAAACACCTTGGTTGGTTTTTACTGG GCACAGGCCCATGTACAGTTCTCTAGGTGCTGATGATCAATTTCTTGAAACAGTAGAACCCCTTCTCTTGAATAACAAG GTGGATCTGGTCCTTTTCGGACATTTACATAATTATGAGAGAACGTGCTCGATCTACAAATCAGAATGTCTAGCAATGCCCGAAAAAGATAAAAATGGCATCGACACATACGATAATACCAACTACACTGCACCTGTCCAAGCTATCGTTGGAATGGCTGGTTTCAGCCTCGACAAATTCCCTGATGAT GCACCTAGTTGGAGCTTGGTAAGGATTTCTGAATTTGGGTATGTTAGAGCACATGCAACAAAGGATGAGCTGAAATTAGAG TTTGTTGAATTCCGATACCAAAAATGTTGA